The Ancylothrix sp. D3o genomic interval CAATTAAACCGTACCATAATATTACTGGATAGTTTAACAATTTTATGTGGAAAACAAACGCTGAACTGTCCGCGAATAAACGAACAATTAAGTTTATCATTACTGAAGTCGGTTCACAGCTTCGTTTTTCAGATGTATTAAGACTGTTTTGTGATTCTGCTGGCTTTCGCCACTACTTTAGTGAAGAATTATTATCTGTGCCATTCAGTGCTTTTCGATGGGAAACACCTCCAGTTACAATCGCATCAATTGAGCGTAAATTTGAGTTTGTTATTATTGATAGCCCGGAATTATTACAGATGCCGGATGTTGGTACGTTTTCCAACTACTTCCAGTCTCATGCAGTTGATGATATAGCCGTGTTTCCTAACCTTGGAAAGGATGCGATTATGGTTGTGCCATGCCCGATTAACAGAGATTCTGCTTACGGACACATCGCCGAATTCCTTAGAAATGCCCCAGAACAGCAGCGGCATTCACTTTGGAAAACTGTAGGACAGGCGATGGTAGATCGTTTATCGGCAGAACCTATATGGCTCAACACCGCCGGTGCAGGTGTTGCGTGGCTGCATATCCGGCTAGATTCTCGACCGAAATATTATCATTATTTACCATATAAAATGCCACCGAGTAGAGTTATTTAAGTTACAAAAAGATAATTTTAATAAATATAGATGACGATAAATCAGCTTTATATTATTAACTTAATCAGTGTGTTTCCTCAGTAAGAGTTAAGCAATACCATCAACAGTTGGCCATCAACCAGCGCCAAAAACGGTCGTATCAACACTGACTACTGAGGAATAATCGCAGCACCATTGGTCATCGGCCACAGGGGAAAATTCGAGAATGACCGGCATCCAGTGGCCAAGCACAGAATCCTTGCCCACTAGGGAGCAATCCCAGGATCATCAGCCATTGGCTAATCCACACGATTTTTTAAAGGTTTTGTCACAAATTAGTGAAAGATTTAAGCAAGTGCCTCGCTCTCAAGTTAAAGTAGAGAATGGCTATCCAGTTTTATTACTTATTTTATTGATTTTCTTAAGTTTCCAGCTTTTGTAATTATAGAAGTTAAGTGAAGGTAGTGATGGATAACGCAAAAAATACTAAAAAAAGGGTTTTAGAGTTAGCTAAAAAAGTTTCGCTGTCAGGGACGATGGTTATAGTGTTTCTAGCAGAGCCGGCGATGGCCACACCTAAATTATTAAGGCCGGTTGTTGAAGAGAGTTTTGGTGGAGTTTTGATTTCTCAGGGGCCGATTGATTCTAACACTGCTAAACAAGTTTTTCAGGAGGGATTCCAATTACTTCAACAAGGAACAGCAGAATCACTGAGGCAGGCAATTCCTAAATTTGAAGAAGCTGCTAGACTCTATCGCCAAGCGGGCGACAAACGCTTAGAAGCCGTATCTCTTGTTTCCATCGGCTATATCTACAACTCCTTCGGAGAAAGGCATAAAGCCTTGGAATTCTACAACCAAGCTTTACCTCTATTTCGGGCAGTAGGAGATAGAAGTATGGAAGCTACTACTCTCAATAATATTGGCCTCGCCTATGATTCATTGGGAGAAAAGCAGAAAGCTTTGGAATTCTATAACCAAGCTTTACCCCTAAGAAGGGCGGTCGGAGATAAACGTGGAGAAGCTACTACCCTCAATAATCTTGGCAACCTCTACAACTTATTGGGAGAAAAGCAGGAGGCATTGGAATTCTACAACCAAGCTTTGCCTCTATTTCGGGCATTAGGGGATAGACGTGGAGAAGCTACTACCCTCAATAATCTTGGTAATCTCTATGACTCATTGGGAGAAAAGCAGAGAGCTTTGGAATTCTGCAACCAAGCATTGGCTCTATTTCGGGCAGTAGGCGATAGACGTGGAGAAGCCACTACTCTCACTGGTATTGCCCAAATCTACGACTCCCTCGGAGAAAAGCAGAAAGCCTTGGAATTCTATAATCAAGCTTTGCCAGTATTACGGGTGGTGGGGGATAGAGGTGTAGAAGCCACAACTCTCACTGGTATTGCCCAAGTCTATGACTCATTGGGAGAAAAGCAGAAGGCTTTGGAATTCTACAACCAAGCTTTGCCAGTATTACGGGTGGTGGGGGATAGACGTGGAGAAGCCATTACTCTCACTGGTATTGGTCTTGTTTATGATTCATGGGGAGAAAAACCGAAAGCTTTAGAATACTACAACCAAGCATTGCCCATAAGACGAGCGCTGGGAGATAGACGTGGGGAAGCCACTACTCTCAACAATCTTGGCAATCTCTACAACTCCCTTGGAGAAAAGCAGAAGGCTTTGGAATTCTATAACCAAGCTTTACCCCTATTACAGGCAG includes:
- a CDS encoding DUF6940 family protein, with amino-acid sequence MWKTNAELSANKRTIKFIITEVGSQLRFSDVLRLFCDSAGFRHYFSEELLSVPFSAFRWETPPVTIASIERKFEFVIIDSPELLQMPDVGTFSNYFQSHAVDDIAVFPNLGKDAIMVVPCPINRDSAYGHIAEFLRNAPEQQRHSLWKTVGQAMVDRLSAEPIWLNTAGAGVAWLHIRLDSRPKYYHYLPYKMPPSRVI